The Triticum urartu cultivar G1812 chromosome 5, Tu2.1, whole genome shotgun sequence genome contains the following window.
TCATAGGTGGTTCCGGTATGGTCTTTCAATGGGTTATTAAGAAGTCATTTCTCAGTAAGTCGATGCTTCCATGGTCTAtgcaaaaacgtcttacattaagttacagagggagtatatcgaAATGAAGTGAGTATTAACCACACTAACACACAATTCTTTACAATTTTGATATGAATCAATACGCGTGCACTAACACAACAATCACAAAGGATTAGCATATACCTTCGTGAGACCAAAAAGGGCAGTCTTTGTAACACCATACATCGTTAAAGCTGCATCAGGATTATAGCCAGCAATTGAAGAAATTAGTATCACAGATGATCCCTTCCTCAAATGTGGTGCGGCGTCCTAACATAAGGAAAATGGGAAGTGATTACTTGTGCGACAGTTATTTATAGAACATGTAAATTAGGATTTAGAATGCAGCATTAATTCACCTGAAGTAGAAGAATAGAAGCTTTGACATTAATATCCCATAGCTTGTCAAGAACTGACTCTTTCATCTCTAGTATGCTATCCACAGAAGGATTTGCAGCGGCATTGGAGACAACAATATCAATATGTCCGAAATTCTGCAGTAACATAATTATTATTTTTTTGTCATGGACCAGCCCTGTACTGGGGCAGGATCACCCTGATGTTGATGCTAAGAGAAGACATAAATAGCAAGGGCGAGAGATGGAAATGAGACTGCTTTATATTGATCTTCAGACCCTGTGGGGTTGTGTCACAAACTGGTGCTGTGATTCAGGTCGCTATCTGTAGATCCGTGTCACATGCTGGTAACGTGATTCAGGTCAATATCTGTGGGGATGTGTCAATTTATAAAGCCTTCTACTGTAATGGTATTGCATATCAAATGAGAGTACAAATATCCGCTCCCCAATTCTtatttcttctttcttcttcccCAAACTAACTCTCTTATATCCTAAATCCATGTTCTATCCACCTAAAAAATTCCCCATTCTATCTCCAGGGACATTACAACTTTTTTACTACCACAATCATTTCAATACTACCTGGCTGCAATAATCATAAGTATACATGCAGATGCAGTAAAGTATTTCAGATATGAGCACAAACTATCAGCTCGTAATTGTGGTAAGATAAAAAAAACAGTTCAGATGCACCCAAAATGAAATGCTAACCATGAACTCTTCCTACATCATTAGACGCAGAGAAATATAAGTAGGACTAAGCAGCAACAAAAATAATACAGCGATCGCCATAGTTGTGGATACACATGTACTGCTCTCCAAATGAGAGCTCTGGTTTCAAAAGAAAACAGTTTTATTCAGAATGGATACTGCTACAGCGCGACAGCCGTATCGCGCAACACCCACTGGTCCTTCCATGTTAACCACGTTTCCATCACAAACACAAACACATGGCCGCAACACGCAATCAAATGGCCAGCAGCGTGTCACATTTCAAGCCTCCAAGCTGAACATTCGCGCCCTACTGGCCCTCTTTGTTTCAACTTCAGTTGGCTTCGAATCACCTGTGGATTTGCTTCACTGAAGTACACTTGGACGTGCTTCAGGCAATTACACTGAAAATGGCCTGAATCCAGCTCCAGCTTCAATGGCAAGCTGATTCCAAATAGCTGTTTGTTTCAGCTTCTGATTTTTCGCCTAAAGCTGAAACAAACAGGGTCGCAGAATAGCAGTTTCGCCCTCTCCTATTTTGTCTAACAGCCAACAAGAATGGTATGCAGAATTTGGTCAACATTTGGGAACAACTCACAGTCTAGTAAACCAACACCTCACCCGGGCCGAAATTCCACTGTAGAGTGCCGATCTATTTAAAATCGCAGCTCCCAAGTAACGAATCTGACAACGTTGTAACCCAAGAGCCCCAGGCCCCAGCACTGTCAAAGGAAATCTCTCACcctaccaccaccaccaccgaaCTAAGAACAGACAGCCTAAATCTCACCTTGACGGCCGTGCCGATGAGGTGCTTGCGCTGCTCGGCGTTGGAGACGTGGCAGACGGCCCCGACCACGGTGATCCCCTTTGCTCTGAGGCCCTCCACCGCCTCGTCCACGTTTTTCTGCGGCGCCAAGAAACCACTCGATCAGAGAAAGCAAACCACACGGCCGACGCAATCGAGACCCCAGGAGGGGTGTGGCTGGACCTGCTTGCGGGAGGAGATGACGACCGCGGCGCCCTCCAGGCCGAGGCGCTCGGCGATTGCGAGGCCGATGCCCTGCGTGGAAGCCGTCACGACGGCCACCTTCCCCTCCAGACGCCGGCACTTGACATCCATCGCCGGCCTCGCCGTGTTTCCTTTGCTACGCGCCGCTGTCTTTTCCCGATGGAAGCGTGCGTTGATGTGAGAGAAGACGCGGCGATGGAAGCAAGGCAAGTAGAGCGGCGTGCCGCATATCCGCTTCGACCGGCGACCCGTGCGCTCGCTTATCTGGACACTGGAGCGTGGGCCCGGGCAAGGAGTAGCAAACTGTATGTCGCCAACAATTTTCATGCGTGAGTCACGCTGACAGTGTGAAAAATAATAAAATACTACTCTCTCTAGGCCTAATTACTTGTCGTAGAAATAGATAAAAATGAGTGTGTTTAGATTTT
Protein-coding sequences here:
- the LOC125508937 gene encoding tropinone reductase-like 3 isoform X1, yielding MDVKCRRLEGKVAVVTASTQGIGLAIAERLGLEGAAVVISSRKQKNVDEAVEGLRAKGITVVGAVCHVSNAEQRKHLIGTAVKNFGHIDIVVSNAAANPSVDSILEMKESVLDKLWDINVKASILLLQDAAPHLRKGSSVILISSIAGYNPDAALTMYGVTKTALFGLTKALATEMGPNTRVNCIAPGFVPTRFAGFLTTNETIRNELIERSILKRLGSVEDMASAAAFLASDDSSFITAETIVVAGGTQSRL
- the LOC125508937 gene encoding tropinone reductase-like 3 isoform X2, translated to MDVKCRRLEGKVAVVTASTQGIGLAIAERLGLEGAAVVISSRKQKNVDEAVEGLRAKGITVVGAVCHVSNAEQRKHLIGTAVKNFGHIDIVVSNAAANPSVDSILEMKESVLDKLWDINVKASILLLQDAAPHLRKGSSVILISSIAGYNPDAALTMYGVTKTALFGLTKRNELIERSILKRLGSVEDMASAAAFLASDDSSFITAETIVVAGGTQSRL